The genomic interval tttatatatttattttatcattgatttaaaaacaaatttaaaataatttcgtatactattttaaatatatactgtattcttTAACATTTACTAATAAACCTTTGTTGTGACATTTTTCCTATTATTTGTAAGTAGTACTGAGGCCGAAATATAAAGTTAACATTTCTAAATGCGCTTATCTTTCTGTGAATGTATCTTCCCCTCCCGCTTTaatgaattataataaaatttaagcCAGGCCCATGAAACGCCTGCTGCACAGTACACGGATGTCAGCATCAAGGGAAAGAAAGCTAGTTTCTCCCCTAAACCGAGTAAGTAATGTACTAggttacaataaaaatataaaggaAGTAAGCCTAGAATATAGATTGATTCCAATGGTGACAAGAAAGCAATGTGTGGTAAACGATACGTTTTTGGATCTctgtaaaacaataacaaaacaaactttTTGAAACAAATTGTTAGTTTTAAAAAGCAATAATCTTTTTATAATTAGTTATGAAAGTGATTGCTAAACAATGAAACAggaagaataataaataaataaaaacaaaaagaagtATTAGAgcattaattatttcaaatgaattgatcaacattattaaaacggtttttttttaaagtttttttattcaatagatcatacagtatgtcaaaataaattaaaattcaatatagATATCAAAAGTAACAATGTTTCTACATTGCTTATTCATTTCAGACTACATCTGTCAAACACAGAAATCTGACCAATCATTCTTGTTTTAAAGTCATGTGATAAATGTAAATGATCTGATTGGCCTTCTAACAGTAGTCCTTCAAAGGGGACCAATCAAATTCATTGAAATGCTCAAACTGTCAAAGGGGaggattaatttttttaatggaaattttattaaaagaattaatttgaTTGGCTTAACTCTCAAAAAGTGCAGTGTACTTACTTATAGATGCCTGATAATACAATCAGTGATGAAAAGGTTGATATCAACAACAAACACACTTTTATTGGAGCTTCTATGAAATAGAAAtcaaataacaatatattaaaaaaataagttaGTAATACATGTACTGAGGACGatcaaaatatattgataaaaaACGTCGCAAAACTCAACAGATTTTCAGatctatatatacagtatgtggtgtaccgcaaactttatatcaacatattgatttcgccatgcaaactttcaaacaataaCTACAATATTATTCATAGCTACAATATGACTTTTGAGGCTACATTCAGAGCCAAGAACCTGATTATTTAGGTACCACCCCtcaagtactgtatgtttacaGGGTTTCCTCAAAACTGGTTATGATGAGATAGTCTAGTAGTCGGGAACACTCCATATCTGTGGCTTGTACATAAGCGCAAAGTACTGAAGATTGGGTCTACCACACTACGGAAAAGTAATGACATTACTGGTAAGCTCTGTCACACTAAAAACTAAAGttggacagtgtagacagagctttacacctTGCCTTACCTGCTGGCTTGAAAATCAATGGAAACAATGAATAATGGCCAATTGTAGATAGAAACAGGAAGACTTGGGCATCACGATACCCTTCTACTGCTAACAGACTGAAACATGTAAAAGAATGACAAAATATACTAAACAAAAataccttttaaaaaaaaaaaaatcaactctgttctatttattattttaacattacaAAATTCATTAAAAAGAATGCTCTAAGCTGGGAATCAATGTCAGATAAGCCTAACAATGTGAAAAGGTTTTATACGTTATCGGtaagttttaacattttttttacctgAGAGGTATCGTAATCAATATGATAGCCTTCTCATGAACATGCCAACCAAACATAAAAGAACAGAAAGCACAGATGGTGAGGCATCGTAAAAATCCATTGACGCCACTTGGATATCTCCATTGGTGCCACAAAGAAGgctaaaaaagaattaaaattctGTATTCtagattttataataaaataaatatattaatatgaatATGATTTGAGCTAAGCAATCAATATAATCATTCAGTTTTATCCAAAAATagttactactgtatttaccAACATAGAAACAGCAGTCAATACAAATGTCACCAGCGGCGGCACCGATGGCAAGAGAGTGTGCTGGAACTCTTGTACAAGACCACCAGTCATAGCTGCAGTTGTTGATCCAACTGACAATAACCCTATCTTAGTTCCTACAACTGTAGCTACTTTGTCAATAACATTATACAGAGCCCAGAAGTTTGGTGCCCAGTATGCATGGCATAGACCTCTCTTGAATGGAAATAGGCGAGATAAAACTTGAGGAATTTggttctgaaaaaaataaatatttcattcataAGCTACTGCACATAgatgtgtttttaaaatatatttgattcatattttatttataaaagtttaaaattggAGGTAAAGGGAAAATTCAGATTTGTTTTGTTCATAagctaaagctttgtctac from Antedon mediterranea chromosome 5, ecAntMedi1.1, whole genome shotgun sequence carries:
- the LOC140049421 gene encoding dolichyl pyrophosphate Glc1Man9GlcNAc2 alpha-1,3-glucosyltransferase-like, which codes for MAASTQTHLHLYFWPLAAAITLFKLLLIPAYHSTDFEVHRNWLAITNSLPISKWYYESTSEWTLDYPPFFGWLEFLLSQVAKLFDPQMLVLTNLNYESQMTVVFQRMSVIMTDFVFIYATKEYCIHLSRSRPKETASILAQPSFAVTLFLLWNFGLLVVDHIHFQYNGFLTGILLLSITRISQNRFLEGGFWFSVLLNFKHIYLYIAPAYFIYLLRCYCFTKSKADGRVVWTSLSFGRLSALGLIVISVFALSFGPFIYMNQIPQVLSRLFPFKRGLCHAYWAPNFWALYNVIDKVATVVGTKIGLLSVGSTTAAMTGGLVQEFQHTLLPSVPPLVTFVLTAVSMLPSLWHQWRYPSGVNGFLRCLTICAFCSFMFGWHVHEKAIILITIPLSLLAVEGYRDAQVFLFLSTIGHYSLFPLIFKPAEAPIKVCLLLISTFSSLIVLSGIYKDPKTYRLPHIAFLSPLESIYILGLLPLYFYCNLVHYLLGLGEKLAFFPLMLTSVYCAAGVSWAWLKFYYNSLKREGKIHSQKDKRI